GGAGAGCTACCTCCACGCCAAGAAGTTCCTCAAGCCTAGTGGTGAGACGGAGGGAAGGTTGGAGGGAGAGCATAGAAAGGGGTAGagtgggagggaaggagaaagggggAAAATGTCTGAAGATTATTCTGAAGCCCAAGCGGTAAATAATATTAAAGTCTACATTTTAAAACTGAGAGACATATTCATCATGACTAGCCACTGGTGATTGTACCATCATTAACTGACTTCATGTGTGTCACAGGTAAAATGTTCCCCACCATCGGTgacgtgcacctggcccccttcaCAGACGAACAGCTCTACATGGAGCAGTTCACCAAGGCCAACTTCTGGTGagtaggaggggagggaggagagaaacggGGAGAGTAGTAGGAAGGATGAGGTTGGAGGGACGGAGGGGGAAATGGCAAGAGAAGAAGCTCTGGGAGTAGAAGCAGTGAATGTACGGAGATATCAGTCACGTTTCATTGGGTTGCTGTAGTTGATGGGATTGAGATGATGATAAtgattctctctcactccctcattTAGGTACCAGCCTTCCTTCCATGGTGTGGACCTCTCAGCCCTGCGAGGAGCAGCGGTGGATGAGTACTTTCGCCAGCCCATTGTGGTACGTAGAATTCTCAGTTGTATGTCAGACTCTTGAACACCTATCTTCTGACATTGCCTGCCCCGCCCACCATGTCGGTTAAAgcgatataccccccccccccctaagatGATTGGGGTGCAGGGGACGGTTAACTAGGAAATGTATATGGGAAGGGTGTTTAAGGCCTGAAATAgtcagggggtatgtggggacaAGAGCTGTTTGTGTAAAATTGGGTTGCGTAGTACGGActggtctgtgtgtttgtttatgtctAAGGGTGGTACATAAGATGTGTGTTTATGGGCAAATGCTGATGCAGGATAGGAGATTGACTATatgggagtgtgtgtttgtggtagAAGATACCACCGTCACACTGTGTGTGTTATGACGGCTGGGATAAATAAGTTAGATGCGGTCTGAGTTTAGGATCCCAATGTTTTCGCCCAGTCCAGTTCCCCCAGTCTAACACCACAGAACCAACAGTGAGGTTTCAACAGTACTATCACTGCTCATAATGGGTATTCATTGAATTAATCTCATCCCTTTTATcacacacagcgacacacaccgacaacgacacacacacatcattctccAGCGGTAGTCAGCTGGGTAGGCCTTTGCACCATGCCTGCTCCTCTGTTACTCTGCTGGGAGAGCTGGGCCGGAGTGCCTGGTTCTGGGTACAGCCTCTGTTCTAGATCATTAAATTAAGGCCTAGACTGTCTCCGTACCCACTCTAGCCAATGCTGCCGTAAAACATTTCTACCTCACTGGGACTTACCTGGATACTCTTGCTTCCCtcttccccgtctctctccttcctcctttttccttccctccccctctcaggaCACATTTGATATCCGTATCTTGATGGCCAAGTCTGTCAAATACACAGTCAACTTCCTGGAGGCCAAAGAGGAGGATTTGTACAGGTCTGTGTGCCGTCTGTCTGTTATTCCCTCATATATTTATTATTGAATTGTTATTCATAGATTGAGTTGAGAATTGAGATGCGTAGATACATGTTACTGAATGTGGGGATGTCCTACTTCTCTAATATGAGGCTACTTCCGATTTTGAATTTCCTACATCAGCAAAAATACTACATAATTCCTTCTAGTGTGTAAAAATAACCTTAAAGCAGCAATCCGCAGTAGAAACGATAACAGAGCGAATTCCCCACCCTTCTTTATGTAAGAAGCGGAGgggtggggctggagaaatgtaaccactctcaaattcatagactgagctatggatgcaaggactccATGATatcaaattatagttttaaccatgttttgatgatatatatatttattgtttacatttactttgtttacaaacattggagtaaaacaaacttatattttgggttctgatggggtacgacagttgaactaagctcatgaggcatttataagttatatttttcaaaacttaatgggtatatatcattcatTCAAAAGttcaaaaaatggatgtagcaacaaCTGCTTGCTCCGTTAACTAGAATATCccactcttttctctctttccctctctctttccctctctctcgctctctctttcaggATAGAGATTCCCTTTAAGTTCCATATGATGCACTCAGGGCTGGTGCACGGCCTGGCTTTCTGGTTCGACGTAGCGTTCATGGGATCAATGTAAGTTGGACTGAAGTGTGTGTGGTCAGGAGTAACCTGACCGATATGGATCCTGACTACAGCTACACCGTCACTTTCCTTTTTCTTTCATCActtttttttccttttcttttttctCACAGACATTGTAataaacacaaagacagaaagcGGATGCAACTTAAAAGCAAAACAATATAGTACAATACATTCACTATAGAAACATTTCACAATAAGTTGTAAATGGCTGTTCCTACTGAATATCTGACCATGCTTGTACTGTAGTAGGATAATGCTGACTGAACCTTAAAGtatcctgacctctaacccctctccctctctctgcagggtGACAGTGTGGCTCTCTACAGCCCCCACAGAGCCCCTGACCCACTGGTACCAGGTCCGCTGTCTGCTCCAGTCACCCCTGTTCACCAAGGCAGGAGACACACTTTCCGGCACAGCACTGCTCATCGCCAACAAGAGGTGAGGGACTGTAGAGCGATCTACTGGGGGTCTGTTGGGGATGGGAGGCTTTGGTGTTAGTGTGTTGCCATTCACCTCTAGGCCCAGGCCtgtgttatattatgacagttctgaatgaatgtgtgtgtaggcgatatacagtgagctccaaacgTATTGGGACAGCGACAATTATAAAGAACATTGCCTCATACAATGAATATGGGgataaagtgcagactgtcagctttaatttgagggtattttcatccgtatcgggtgaaccatttagaaattgtttccagttattttgtgcccaattgaaattaatggtaaataatgaattgtcatatttgagtcacttttattgtaaataacaatagaatgtttctaaatactgtggatgctaccatgattacatataatcctgaatgaatcgtaaataatgatgagtgaggaaGTTAGTGTAACCTCATGCTAACCTCTCGCCAccacaataacaggggaggttagcatttggtGGGGTGGGGGCTCGTggatgatatttgtgcgtctgcaACCTCATGTATCAATACAACAAAATGTCTCACTGCCTCAATACATTTGGAGCTACCCAGTGCCTTTGGAGCTACCCAGTGCCTTTGGAGCTACCCAGTGCCTTTGGAGCTACCCAGTGCCTTTGGAGCTACCCAGTGCCTTTGGAGCTACCCAGTGCCTTTGGAGCTACCCAGTGCCTTTGGAGCTACCCAGTGCCTTTGGAGCTACCCAGTGCCTTTGGAGCTACCCAGTGCCTTTGGAGCTACCCAGTGCCTTTGGAGCTACCCAGTGCCTTTGGAGCTACCCAGTGCCTTTGGAGCTACCCAGTGCCTTTGGAGCTACCCAGTGCCTTTGGAGCTACCCAGTGCCTTTGGAGCTACCCAGTGCCTTTGGAGCTACCCAGTGCCTTTGGAGCTACCCAGTGCCTTTGGAGCTAcccagtgcctttggaaagtattcatatcccttgacttttcctacattttgttaggttatagccttactctaaaatgtattaaataaaaaaaatcttcagCAATTTACACACAccagcccataatgacaaagcgaaaacaagtttgtagaaatgtttgcaaatttatttaaaaaaaatacaaacaaacttaccttatttacgtaagtattcagaccctttgctatgagactcgaaattgagctcagatttatcctgtttccattgatcatccttgaacttgattggagtccacctgtggtaaattcaattgattggacatgatttggaatggctcacctgtctatataagtcccacagttgacagtgcatgtcaaagcaaaaaccaagccatgaggttgaaggaattgtccgggaagctccgagacaggattgtgccgaggcacagatctggagaagggtaccaaaacatttctgcaccattgaaggtcctcaagaacacagtggcctccatcattcttaaatggaagaagtttggaaccaccaagactcttactggagctggcctcccggccaagctgagcagtcgggggagaagggccttggtcagggaggtgaccaagaacctgaaggtcactctgacagagctccagaattcatctgtagagatgggagaatcttccagaaaaacaaccatctctgcagcactccaccaatcaggccttaatggttgtggccagatggaagccactcattaaaatgcacatgacagcctttttagggccttcctctgacaccgcctggtatagagatcctggatggcataaagcttggcaccagtgatgtaccgggccgtacgcactaccctctgtagtgtcttgcggtcggaggccaagcagttgccataccaggcagtgatgcaacccgtcaggatgctctcgatggtgcagcgggcagcttgtagaaccttttgaggatctgaggacccatgacaaatcttttcagcttcctgagggggaataggttttgtcatgccctcttcacgacttccTTGGTGTGcttttggaccatgttagtttgttggtgatgtggatgccaaggaacttgaagctctcaacctgctccactacagccccgttgatgagaatgggggcgtgctcagtcctccttttcctgtagttcacaatcatcttctttgtcttgatcacattgagggagaggttgttctccTTGCACcgcacggtcaggtctctgaccttatATGCTGTCTcaacgttgtcggtgatcaggcctaccgctgttgtcatcggcaaacttaaatatggtgttggagtcgtgcctggccgtgcaatcatgagtaaacagggagtacaggaggggactgagcatgcacccctgaggggcccccatgttgaggatcagcgtggcagatgtgttgttacctgcccttaccacttggggcggcccgtaaggaagtccgggatccagttgcagagagaagtgtttagtcccagggtacttgtagccaagcttgtagcgtcctacccaagaagactttaggctataattgctgccaaaggtgcttcaacaaagtacttagtaaaggatttgaatacttgtgtaaatgtcatatttcagttttttaaataatataaatcaggaaaaatgtctacaaacttgtttttgctttgtcattatgagatattgtgtttagattgagggattaaaaaagaaaaatctatgtaacaaaatgtggaaaacgtcaaggggtctgaatacctcccGAAAGCACTCTATATATGTGTATTACAGATGTGTGCTTGCTGAATCTGTGCTGCTCTGTCTGGTCTGTGTTAATCTATCCACCTCCCTTCTCACCTCCTCCCATAACAACCCCCGGCTCTCCTCCAATACCACCCCCCGGCTCTCCTCCCATACCAATCCCCggctctcttccctcctcacagACAAAGCTACGACATCAGTATTGTCGCCCAAGTGGACCAGACAGGCTCCAAGTCCAGCAACCTCCTGGACTTGAAGAACCCCTTTTTCAGGTGAGTTGGTCTGTTCCGCTGCCCTCGGCCTGTGCCATTCAGGATAACGAGGGGGGGAAGGGGAGCTCCCTCTCATGGCGTGTAtgttgttgtgtatgtgtgtgtttttgtaggTACACAGGCAGCACACCCACCCCCCCTCCTGGGTCGCACTACACCTCCCCCTCTGAGACCATGTGGAACACTGGGGGGGCCTACAGCATGAGCCAGGGCATGGCTGTGTCaggtaaatacacacacatagaggACACCGgtagaggagacacacacagaggacatacccacacacactgcacagggcagaacccacacacacacactgcatgagGCAGAACAATGCTGTGTCAGGTAAACACACAGACGATACACACACAATCTGACCCATGATAGCATCATCAGGCAAAAGCATCCATACAACATCATGACCAAATGTCTTACTAAACTGTAGGGATATCACAGAATAGATCAGGCTAACAGAGCAGCTGATAGACAGGGGATGCATGCTCTCTCTGAGTGGGAAacggtgtgtgagagagaaaggataCTTATGCTTCTGTGCTTTTCTCCCATTTCGCTCCctttctcttcccatctctctcgttctctcctccccatctcacTCTCTTCCCCGTCTcatcctttcatctctctctctctctcagggatgCCTACAGCCTATGACCTCAGTACGGTCATGGGCAGCGGCTCGACGGTGTCCCACAACAACCTCATCCCCCTCGGTAGGATACTACGGACTGatggactgactgacagacaagcacagacagtgtgactgactgtgtgtgtttgcacgttTGTGTGTGCGTTAATACAGTCTCACTATTTCCTCTGTTCCCGCCCTCAGTGAACACAGGGATAGTGAATCACACCCACTCCAGGATGGGCTCCATCATGAGCACCGGAATCGTCCAGGGTACGTCTCCTTATACACTATACAAGGGTTTCCTAAACTCGGTCCTTCCTAAACTCGGTCCTGCACAtcttgttttttgccctagcactacacagctgatttaaatattgaactcctcatcaagctttgattatttgaatcagctgttagTGCTGGGCAAAACAAAATGTACACCTGGGGggggcccaggaccgagtttgagtAAACCCATGTACTAAACTACATCAAGTCAAGTTTCCTAAACGCCTATCATTTGTGTAAATGGAGGGGATGGATTCTGAAGTATGTGACATAGTTGGCCCACAACCAATCAGGGGAAGGTGATAacattctttccctctctctccctcccattttCTCCCCCTCACCCCCATCTCTCCAGGAGCTTCTACTGGCCAATCAGGtcctagcagcagcagcagctctaaccagcagcagcagcagcattatCCCGTCACCAACCAGTTCACCATGGGGGGACCCGCCATCTCCATGGCCTCTCCCATGGCCATCCCTAGCAACACCATGCATTATGGGAGTTAAGACCTCGTCACCCTTCACCTCCGAACCCCTGCATGACCTCTACTAGCCCCTCCCCCCGACCGGCCAGAACCAGAATACCAAAACCAGTGCTGTCGTGTTGTCCCTTCAGCACCTTCCTTTCTCCTTTACTGTCCATCTCTCTATCACTGGAGTTATTCTCTTCATATCCGTCCCTCCCCACTGCTCTCTCCGTTTTGAGAGCTGttccccgtctccctccctccctctcatcatcgTGCAGCAGCTGCTATGATATCACCAGTCCAGCCAGAGGGTGGCAGCACCTCTACGTTCAACTGACAGACTGATCAGCACAAAGAATTGGCAGTTTTTCTGAATGAAGAGCTGAACTGAACTTTGTTTGACTGGACCTTTTCATGCTTTACAGACACATGTACACCTACACATACACATTCAACACAGAGACTTTTGTTGCAAAGAATAACTCATTGCACGACTGTACAGCAGGTATCATCTCCTTTATCCgggttccctccctctcctcccttttgGACATTTAGCCTCCCCTAGTGCCCGTGTGATGCCCCAcccttccccctcctccaccaaacacTCCCAACCCCATCCACTACAGCCAGTCGctatcccccctccccttatCGCTGGATTGGATGTCCCCCACTACAGATCTGCACTGAAAGGACAGGGGGCTTTCCTGTACAGTAGAACACTATGAACACCCCTCACTGACGCCATTTTGTTTTCATATCGAGGCACTTCTCCACCTGCCTGTAGAGCCTCTCTCCTTAAACGGCCCCATTCCAGAGTGATAGCTAGCTCCCCCCAAGGTGTTTGTCTGGTCATCCATAGTGGTAGTCTTTAGCCTAGGTCTACTGGGCTATCTCAAAAGACCCTATTtcatatagtgctctacttttgactagagccacATGGACAAATtaagtgcactgtatagggactagggtgtcatttgagatgtAGCCTAGATGTCAGTGTGTAGGAGAACCCTGTAGAACGGGATCTTGAAGAACaccaactctggaactctgttAGAACCTCGCCAATGAGCTTCGAGGACACAGCCTCAGACCCGGCCCCCCACTCCCCTTCATAGCCAATCAGGATTGCAGTGAGCCGATGGTTTTGGTGGAAGCAGGATGAACCCACAGAAAGACAGACTGACAGTATGGACCAAGGACACTGATGTCGGCCGTTGGAGCAGCTGTATCCTAGTTTACATTCTTCCCCGGTTTCCTTTCCTTCATTTTGAGACTGCCGTTCAGACTGAGGTGGGGAGTTCGGGATAGAGGGAGTCACCTCTTTCCCTATGATATCCAGACTCTAACATATCtaaacctctcctccctcctttcccggGCAAGTTGATTGCCCAACCTTCAGACAAAGACTTAATGGACATGCATTGCTTCCAGTCACAATTTGTGGACtgagtttaattacatttttttgatTTAGCAAGTTTTATGAAGAGAAAATGTCTTGCTAGTTTGTAGGGTTAACTTTTCAGTTgtctttatttgttttatttctttcacagaaaagcaacaaacaaaaaacaagtaTAAAAGGAGTCAATTAAATGTTGGTGGAGAagtccccccaaaaatatttggATCAGGTCTTATAATTAACCTTTAGATATTACAGTTAGATTTTTAACACCAATGTTGTGATAGTTGCTAGCTTAGCATTCAAACACTACTTTTCTCTGGGACCTCAATTGATGGAAAGTGCATCAGGAAGACTATTGTGCCGTTTCCTGTTCGTTGTAAGAAAttgccacagatctaggatcagattttcCTAACCAAAACCAGCAGTTAGGGTCGACTTATGAAATCTGATTTTATAATGTCACCTTGAGGGTAAGTCAAATCTTGTGCCTTACACTATGAGCCTACATGGTCAGTAGACATTGACATGCTCATATTCATATGGGCACGTCAATGTATGTcctccaagcacacacacaaagcaaCTACCTTTGGGGTGCTCGGCTGTCCCATAAATCTCAGGGATCATTGCTGGGCCTAGCAAGAATCGATGTTTTCTACGTACAGTAAGCAGAGCACTGACAGCTTGAGGGCTGGAACCAATGCTGCATACCTGGGTTCTCTCGACTTCCTCGTTGAAATCAAGATGGTGGATATTTCGCAGCCCCTAGTTGTGCAGGCCTTTGGCCCAGCACCTACCAACTAATCTTAATTGAATCAGATGTggtagtgctgggctggaacaaaagcctgccaaGACATAGCACTCCAGGACCGGAGTTAGAGACCCCTGCCCTCGGGCTTTAGTCAACACCAAGAAGACGACACAATTCAGACTGAAACTACAGTTTATTCACACAAACCCAGAAGTCTGAACAAAGAGGAAAAAATAAATACACTGACAAACCCTTTCCTTACAAGTCTATCTACAAAAAGAAAAAGTTGTGTGGATACATTAGTCAGCACAGTACTACACGTGTTCCAGGTCATAGGAGTGGTTTGAGTTCTAAAACAACCCTTTTCAATCTCACAGTTCAGAGGTGTACAATCTCACCCGCAGAGGGCTGGCGTGGGCCTTGGTTCCAGCCAAGCTGTAACATACCTGTTGATCCATCTCATCTgattgtagaatcaggtgtttTTGCTTGGCTGGAACAAAAGCATGCACCTTTATGGATAAGGTTGGCCACCCCTGTATTAGTACATCATTAAACATTCATACAGCATTTCCCTTCAATAGGTGCATCTCAAGATCAGACTGCAGCTGAGGAGTTCAAGTCTATAAAGAATTCCTTTCTTTGTCATGACAGAACTGAGCTGGTTAGAGCAGATCTCATATGCTTCCGCCTTTCCTATGTTTTTAGTGCCGATAAAAAGTAGAGATGAGGAAGTCTCCGACTATTGAGGTGCACCCAGCTTCTCCATGATAAATATTGATTTATTACAATATACAAGTGCAGAATTTACAGCGGAATCATTTCTGCAGCATAAGCAAGACAGTTTCCCCCAATGCAATCCTCATAACCCATAATTTGCTTATACTCATAGGCCTCTATCCTTGTCCCTTCTCTTTGTAATAACATATGTAGTCAATTGCACAGCACTTTTAATGGGCTGCTGGTCCAGTTAAGTCCATAATGTACTAGAGTAGGGCTCACACACCCAGAACCTCCAACAACGTTATGGGTACCTTTCTGACCACTTGTCGGTCCTCTGTATCATTATTGGTTCGAGCATCGGAGTATGCAGGCCCTACTTCGCTACGTCCCCTTCTCTGATCTGAAAGGACTGGAAAATGTGTGACCCACTGAGCTGTAAACTCAAAACAACGTCCACGCAGGTGTCGTAAACTCTGATTTCATCCAACTTTTCCCTCTCGACTCACATCGTCCTCACACAACAACAATGTAGTTAGTCAATGGCGAGATCGCCATCATCTGTTTGGcggttagccagctagctactctTCCAATGCTCACAGAGTAGGTAACAAAAGCCTAAACCTTTTATCTAGTCCTTTCAGATTCCCCAGTGGTCTCAAACATTGTGACTATGAGAAGAGGTCATTAAGTGTTGGgacacatctccctccctccggtTCCTCTTGGTCAGTGGGTCTTGTTGGTCaatatgctgctgtgtggttgggtGCGAGTGTAGGAACTGGTGTGCGAGTCACTGTCTGGAAAAAATACATCTGAAAGATAGCATAGAGGGACAGAGGGGACGGGTATAAAGGGTTAGAAACTTAAAGAACTATGAGGTTTATAGCTAGCCATAGACTGAAGTAGGGTGTTGGAGATGAGACATTTAACATTTCCCCTGAGGCGCATACAGCTGAGACGTTCCCATTTAGATTATGATTAGGGCCTGGTTCAAACATTTTTAAAGTCCATCCTTCCCTGGATAAGTGAAATGAGGACTCTACTTTCTATATTCATGTCAGACCATGATCACTGACATTCTTCTTCAAAGTACTTGAACAGGGCCTAGGAGGATGGGGCTAGGTAACTTTTACCCATAGCACTCTTATAGTGGGCTCTTACCTTGCAGCCAATTGATAGCAGCGCATGGAGAACGACGATTGTTGCCACGGTGGCAAAAGCAGTCACCTTGGTGTCATCGCGGACGACAGGCCAGAAGGTGAGCACCAGGACCGACCCAGAGATTACCATGGCgaccaggatgaggagccattgGAGCCATTCGAATGGTAAGATCCACAACACCTGAGGGAGGTGATTGGTTTGTTACTTGAGAATAAGATGTTCTGCATTAATTGGTTCGGATTGGGTCCCAATCAGATAGAAATATACTATCACGAACAGGGTCATTCAATAGGCACAAAAACTGAAGAAAACTATGAAACTGTAAAGTAGGTACCATCTGAACTtcattttccattgcaaaacatttAGCTAGGGGGATGAATATGTTTTGCTAGCTGAATACGACCCAGACATTCACTAGTGTGTGTCTGCTGACTCACTGAGGTGGGGATGTAGATGAAGAGGGAGTAGCCGTAGACACACACCGTCTCCAGGAAGGAGTAACCACTctgctgcctctcctccctctgcctccaGGTCAGGAAACCCCATACACCCAGGGGCACCAGCCAGGCATACAGGAAGATCACTACTGCAGCTATCGTCACTGAGGGAGTGAGAAAAAGCAAGCAACATCAACACTGCTATTTTTTTTTGTTTATATAGCAAATCTCACATGAAACCATTGAGAAGGAGCCAAGCTGTAACCCCCAGGTACCATACCTCTGTGGAACTGGGGTCTGTAGTGGTAATGGGGGCTCCCCAGAGAGTTCAGGAAGGTGGACAGGTTTCCACTGATGGCCAGAGAGAACACCAGCGTCACACAGATCCAGAAGGG
The sequence above is a segment of the Salvelinus alpinus chromosome 1, SLU_Salpinus.1, whole genome shotgun sequence genome. Coding sequences within it:
- the carm1 gene encoding histone-arginine methyltransferase CARM1 isoform X2; its protein translation is MAVSVFPGVRLLSIGDANGEIQRHSEQQPLRLEVKATQDAALINLSNEETCVFKCSVSRDTECSRVGKQSFIITLGCNSVLLQFTSPAEFSSFYNLLKNCRGHSGEQSVFSDRTEESSAVQYFQFYGYLSQQQNMMQDYVRTGTYQRAILQNHTDFKDKVVLDVGCGSGILSFFAAQAGARKVYAVEASTMAQHAEVLVNTNRLGDRVVVIPGKVEEVTLPEQVDIIISEPMGYMLFNERMLESYLHAKKFLKPSGKMFPTIGDVHLAPFTDEQLYMEQFTKANFWYQPSFHGVDLSALRGAAVDEYFRQPIVDTFDIRILMAKSVKYTVNFLEAKEEDLYRIEIPFKFHMMHSGLVHGLAFWFDVAFMGSMVTVWLSTAPTEPLTHWYQVRCLLQSPLFTKAGDTLSGTALLIANKRQSYDISIVAQVDQTGSKSSNLLDLKNPFFRYTGSTPTPPPGSHYTSPSETMWNTGGAYSMSQGMAVSGMPTAYDLSTVMGSGSTVSHNNLIPLVNTGIVNHTHSRMGSIMSTGIVQGASTGQSGPSSSSSSNQQQQQHYPVTNQFTMGGPAISMASPMAIPSNTMHYGS
- the carm1 gene encoding histone-arginine methyltransferase CARM1 isoform X3 codes for the protein MAVSVFPGVRLLSIGDANGEIQRHSEQQPLRLEVKATQDAALINLSNAEETCVFKCSVSRDTECSRVGKQSFIITLGCNSVLLQFTSPAEFSSFYNLLKNCRGHSGEQSVFSDRTEESSAVQYFQFYGYLSQQQNMMQDYVRTGTYQRAILQNHTDFKDKVVLDVGCGSGILSFFAAQAGARKVYAVEASTMAQHAEVLVNTNRLGDRVVVIPGKVEEVTLPEQVDIIISEPMGYMLFNERMLESYLHAKKFLKPSGKMFPTIGDVHLAPFTDEQLYMEQFTKANFWYQPSFHGVDLSALRGAAVDEYFRQPIVDTFDIRILMAKSVKYTVNFLEAKEEDLYRIEIPFKFHMMHSGLVHGLAFWFDVAFMGSMVTVWLSTAPTEPLTHWYQVRCLLQSPLFTKAGDTLSGTALLIANKSYPVPLELPSAFGATQCLWSYPVPLELPSAFGATQCLWSYPVPLELPSAFGATQCLWSYPVPLELPSAFGATQCLWSYPVPLELPSAFGATQCLWSYPVPLELPSAFGATQCLWSYPVPLELPSAFGKYSYPLTFPTFC
- the LOC139574125 gene encoding protein YIPF1-like (The sequence of the model RefSeq protein was modified relative to this genomic sequence to represent the inferred CDS: added 31 bases not found in genome assembly); protein product: MASPDDLKFQEFDEATDLLLADPGASTLSMSGSSRTAPAGATGDIKLDMSDDEGQEESSELLRGEKQTSGFWTFEYYQSFFNVDTMQVLDRVKGSVMPLPGRNFIKHTLQSSPDLYGPFWICVTLVFSLAISGNLSTFLNSLGSPHYHYRPQFHRVTIAAVVIFLYAWLVPLGVWGFLTWRQREERQQSGYSFLETVCVYGYSLFIYIPTSVLWILPFEWLQWLLILVAMVISGSVLVLTFWPVVRDDTKVTAFATVATIVVLHALLSIGCKMYFFQTVTRTPVPTLAPNHTAAY
- the carm1 gene encoding histone-arginine methyltransferase CARM1 isoform X1 → MAVSVFPGVRLLSIGDANGEIQRHSEQQPLRLEVKATQDAALINLSNAEETCVFKCSVSRDTECSRVGKQSFIITLGCNSVLLQFTSPAEFSSFYNLLKNCRGHSGEQSVFSDRTEESSAVQYFQFYGYLSQQQNMMQDYVRTGTYQRAILQNHTDFKDKVVLDVGCGSGILSFFAAQAGARKVYAVEASTMAQHAEVLVNTNRLGDRVVVIPGKVEEVTLPEQVDIIISEPMGYMLFNERMLESYLHAKKFLKPSGKMFPTIGDVHLAPFTDEQLYMEQFTKANFWYQPSFHGVDLSALRGAAVDEYFRQPIVDTFDIRILMAKSVKYTVNFLEAKEEDLYRIEIPFKFHMMHSGLVHGLAFWFDVAFMGSMVTVWLSTAPTEPLTHWYQVRCLLQSPLFTKAGDTLSGTALLIANKRQSYDISIVAQVDQTGSKSSNLLDLKNPFFRYTGSTPTPPPGSHYTSPSETMWNTGGAYSMSQGMAVSGMPTAYDLSTVMGSGSTVSHNNLIPLVNTGIVNHTHSRMGSIMSTGIVQGASTGQSGPSSSSSSNQQQQQHYPVTNQFTMGGPAISMASPMAIPSNTMHYGS